From Syntrophorhabdaceae bacterium:
AGTCCGGTCCGTCTCTACATGTCCACGGAGAATGGGGGACAATCAGGACTGAGGCCTATCCGAAACGGCCGGTAATGTAGCCCTCTGTCCTCTCGTCTTTGGGAGAGGTAAAAATGTGGGGGGTCTCGTCGAACTCAACGAGATCGCCCAAGAGCATAAAACCCGTGTAGTCCGAGACCCTCGCCGCCTGTTGCATGTTATGCGTTACGATGAGGATCGTATAGTCCTGTTTGAGCTCCATCATGAGTTCCTCGATTCTCATGGTGGCGATGGGATCAAGCGCGGAGCAGGGTTCATCGAGGAGAATGATCTCCGGCTCGACCGTCAGGACGCGAGCAATGCAGAGCCGTTGCTTGATTTCTTCCGATAGGGTGAGCGCCGGGGCGCTCATTTTGTCCTTGAGTTCATCCCAGAGGCCCACAGAAAAAAGACACTTCTCCACGGTCTCACGCAGATACCTCTTATTACCCATGCCATGCACCTTAAGGCCGTAGACCATATTTTCGTATACGGTAAACGGGAAGGGGTTGGGCCTTTGGAAGACCATGCCCACTTTCTTGCGAAGCTCGATGATGTCGATATTCTCTACCTTTTCATCATGTACGCGAATGTCTCCTTCGATACGCACATCGTCGATAAGATCGTTCATGCGGTTAAAACAACGCAAAAGCGTGGATTTGCCGCAGCCCGAAGGCCCGATGAGGGCCGTGATGGCCCGCGGAAAAACGCGAAAGTCGATATTCTTCAGTCCGTGAAACGTGCCGTAGAAGAGGTTCAAATTCTTTGTTTCCAGTGCAAAAGCATTCATTATCCGAATTTCCCCTGGATATAGTCTTCAGTCTGTTTCTCGAGCGGGGTCGTAAAGACCCTTTCGGTCGTGTTATATTCGACGAGTTTTCCCATGTAGAAGAAGGCGGCAAAATCGGTTATACGTGCGATCTGCTTCGTATTGTTGGATACGAGCACGATAGTGTAATCCGACTTAAGCTCGTTCAATGCGTCTTCAATTTTTGCGGTGGAGATAGGATCAAGACCGGAGCAGGGTTCATCGAGAAGAATGATCTCCGGTTTGAGGGCGAGTGTGCGGGCAAGACAAAGCCGCTGCTGCTGGCCGCCGGAGAGTTTGAGAGCCGAGAGATTGAGTCTGTCTTTGACCTCATCCCACAGGAACGCTTTTTTGAGGCTCTCCTCTACGATATTGTGGAGTTCCCTCCTACCGGTCAAACCTTTGAGCCGCGGTCCGTAGGCGATATTCTCAAAGATCGAGCGTGGCAGCGGTATAGGCACGGCAAATACGGTACCCACGCGTCTGCGCAGGCTCACCGGATTATTGGAGTCGTCGAGAATATTCTTTCCGTCTATATAGACCCTTCCGTGAATATTCACGTTGTCTTCAAAATCGATCATTCTATTGATGACAGAGATAATGGTCGACTTGCCGCTCCCGGAAGGACCCATAAAGCCCGTGATGGCGTTCTTATAGAC
This genomic window contains:
- the pstB gene encoding phosphate ABC transporter ATP-binding protein PstB, coding for MNAFALETKNLNLFYGTFHGLKNIDFRVFPRAITALIGPSGCGKSTLLRCFNRMNDLIDDVRIEGDIRVHDEKVENIDIIELRKKVGMVFQRPNPFPFTVYENMVYGLKVHGMGNKRYLRETVEKCLFSVGLWDELKDKMSAPALTLSEEIKQRLCIARVLTVEPEIILLDEPCSALDPIATMRIEELMMELKQDYTILIVTHNMQQAARVSDYTGFMLLGDLVEFDETPHIFTSPKDERTEGYITGRFG
- a CDS encoding phosphate ABC transporter ATP-binding protein; protein product: MNTKIAIERLRLSFGKNEVIKNITINVYKNAITGFMGPSGSGKSTIISVINRMIDFEDNVNIHGRVYIDGKNILDDSNNPVSLRRRVGTVFAVPIPLPRSIFENIAYGPRLKGLTGRRELHNIVEESLKKAFLWDEVKDRLNLSALKLSGGQQQRLCLARTLALKPEIILLDEPCSGLDPISTAKIEDALNELKSDYTIVLVSNNTKQIARITDFAAFFYMGKLVEYNTTERVFTTPLEKQTEDYIQGKFG